A single window of Archangium gephyra DNA harbors:
- a CDS encoding MXAN_6627.5 family MYXO-CTERM protein: MKSSPPTRCLVSCLVLPLALLFPLAVHAQQDAGTRDAGSVYDVPDASVGGGGADRDNPEGDDSTGRPGGACRSGNDCAARFSCTQGVCRYTGIRQADRVGCLLGPEDSLAVVGLGLGLVLAARRRGGGRQ; encoded by the coding sequence ATGAAGTCCTCCCCTCCGACCCGCTGCCTCGTGTCGTGCCTCGTCCTCCCCCTGGCCCTGCTCTTCCCCCTGGCGGTCCACGCCCAGCAGGACGCGGGCACCCGGGACGCGGGCAGTGTGTATGACGTCCCGGACGCCTCGGTGGGAGGGGGAGGCGCGGACCGGGACAACCCGGAGGGAGACGACTCCACGGGCCGGCCGGGAGGCGCCTGCCGCAGCGGCAATGACTGCGCGGCGCGCTTCAGTTGCACCCAGGGTGTGTGCCGTTACACCGGCATCCGCCAGGCGGACCGGGTGGGCTGCCTGTTGGGCCCGGAGGACTCCCTGGCGGTGGTGGGGCTGGGCCTGGGGCTGGTGCTGGCGGCGCGCCGGCGGGGCGGAGGGAGACAGTGA
- a CDS encoding methyltransferase produces MRLGLKADNLLERVADWFNLAPQPLAHAFFGMMASRTLMAGERLGVFAALADGSATVEELAARLKLSPEGTRALLEALEACDAVERKKGRYRMADRARRWLDPRSPQYVGGFLDFNYTQWEWWSHMEEAVRTGESVDIHRFAPDDPRWRAYIHAMHQMARLSAPEVVRSIPLPRGARHVLDLGGAHGWFAAELCRRNRGLRATVLDLEGSVRVGRELIAQAGLSHLVTHQEGDILTSELGGPYDGVLLFQVMHHLSPAQNVALLRRVRTALAHKGTLAVLEYLREDVEHPPSAAPLIGLHYFLTSKAAAYTPAEMEGFLDDAGFRIESTRPVRHLPLQTLLIARPE; encoded by the coding sequence GTGAGGCTCGGACTCAAGGCGGACAACCTGCTGGAGCGGGTGGCGGACTGGTTCAACCTGGCGCCCCAGCCGCTGGCGCACGCCTTCTTCGGGATGATGGCCTCGCGCACGCTGATGGCCGGGGAGCGGCTGGGCGTGTTCGCGGCGCTGGCGGACGGCTCGGCCACGGTGGAGGAGCTGGCGGCGCGGCTGAAGCTGTCGCCCGAGGGCACGCGCGCGCTGCTGGAGGCGCTGGAGGCGTGCGACGCGGTGGAGCGCAAGAAGGGCCGCTACCGGATGGCGGACCGGGCCCGGCGCTGGTTGGATCCGCGCTCGCCGCAGTACGTGGGCGGCTTCCTGGACTTCAACTACACCCAGTGGGAGTGGTGGAGCCACATGGAGGAGGCCGTGCGCACGGGCGAGTCTGTGGACATCCACCGCTTCGCCCCGGACGACCCGCGCTGGCGCGCCTACATCCACGCCATGCACCAGATGGCGCGGCTGTCGGCGCCCGAGGTGGTGCGCTCCATTCCCCTGCCCCGGGGCGCGCGGCACGTGTTGGACCTGGGGGGCGCGCATGGCTGGTTCGCCGCGGAGCTGTGCCGCCGCAACCGGGGGCTGAGGGCCACGGTGCTGGACCTGGAGGGCAGCGTGCGGGTGGGGCGCGAGCTCATCGCCCAGGCCGGCCTGTCGCACCTGGTGACGCACCAGGAGGGGGACATCCTCACCTCGGAGCTGGGGGGGCCCTATGACGGGGTGCTCCTCTTCCAGGTGATGCACCACCTGTCGCCCGCGCAGAACGTGGCGCTGCTGCGCCGGGTGCGCACCGCGCTGGCGCACAAGGGGACGCTGGCGGTGCTGGAGTACCTGCGCGAGGACGTGGAGCATCCGCCGAGCGCCGCTCCGCTCATCGGCCTGCACTACTTCCTCACCTCGAAGGCGGCGGCGTATACGCCGGCGGAGATGGAGGGCTTCCTGGACGACGCGGGCTTCCGCATCGAGAGCACCCGGCCCGTGCGCCACCTGCCGCTGCAGACGCTCCTCATCGCCCGGCCCGAGTGA